A genome region from Chengkuizengella sp. SCS-71B includes the following:
- a CDS encoding YheC/YheD family protein has translation MYLEVITISKDRFIASKWEKTVVLQQNRTLSKFVPETEKLNSKKLQNMLNKHKMVYVKPVIGTGGVGIMKINKLTNIDGIRYKLQKTTNIQRFDTFDELYKSLQKHIKNKDYIIQKGIALLKYKKRLMDLRIMVQKNLNNKWEVTGSAARIAPKNKIVTNVSSGGITVDFNTMLEHFYEDETEQKEFLEYLHQLCLEIVKQLQKYNPNLKEIGVDIGLDKKMHPWILEVNTKPDPRVFFRDSKTIEKVVRYGSAYGRQYNLKPKFKHEEKYAKKLGKL, from the coding sequence ATGTATTTGGAGGTGATTACAATCTCAAAAGATAGATTTATTGCGAGTAAATGGGAGAAGACAGTTGTATTACAACAAAATCGTACATTAAGTAAATTTGTTCCTGAGACTGAAAAATTAAACTCTAAAAAACTTCAAAATATGCTAAATAAACATAAAATGGTATATGTTAAACCAGTTATAGGTACCGGTGGAGTTGGTATCATGAAAATAAATAAATTAACTAATATAGATGGAATACGATACAAACTCCAAAAAACTACAAATATACAAAGATTTGATACCTTTGATGAATTATACAAATCACTACAAAAACATATAAAGAATAAAGATTATATCATTCAAAAAGGAATAGCGTTGCTTAAATATAAAAAAAGATTAATGGATCTTCGCATTATGGTTCAGAAAAATTTAAATAATAAATGGGAAGTGACGGGATCTGCGGCAAGAATAGCTCCAAAAAATAAAATAGTCACAAATGTTAGCAGTGGGGGCATCACAGTTGATTTTAACACGATGTTGGAACATTTTTATGAAGATGAAACAGAGCAAAAGGAATTTTTGGAATATTTACATCAGTTGTGTTTAGAAATCGTTAAGCAATTACAGAAATATAATCCTAACCTAAAAGAAATTGGAGTGGATATCGGGCTCGATAAGAAAATGCACCCTTGGATATTAGAGGTAAATACAAAACCTGATCCACGTGTATTTTTTAGAGATAGTAAAACAATTGAAAAAGTTGTTCGATATGGAAGTGCGTATGGAAGACAGTATAATCTAAAGCCTAAGTTCAAACATGAAGAAAAGTACGCCAAAAAATTAGGTAAATTATGA
- a CDS encoding PadR family transcriptional regulator gives MFNRELVKGSTSLVVLQLLNERDMYGYELAKEFGRRSEQLLQVKEGTLYPALHKLEKQAYIECYWQEQEKGPARKYYRITEEGKEMLLEKTSEWEKFVNVMNKVLSETKHDLS, from the coding sequence ATGTTCAATAGAGAATTAGTAAAGGGAAGCACTTCATTAGTTGTACTACAATTGTTAAACGAGAGGGATATGTATGGTTATGAACTAGCTAAAGAATTTGGACGCCGAAGCGAGCAGCTTTTGCAAGTAAAAGAAGGTACCTTATACCCTGCTTTGCATAAACTGGAGAAACAAGCATACATCGAATGTTATTGGCAGGAACAAGAAAAAGGACCAGCCCGTAAATATTACAGAATTACTGAAGAAGGCAAGGAAATGCTGCTCGAGAAAACTTCAGAATGGGAAAAGTTCGTCAATGTAATGAATAAAGTATTAAGTGAGACAAAACATGACTTATCATAA
- a CDS encoding 2-aminoethylphosphonate aminotransferase, with translation MNRIKRNILLNPGPATTTDSVKLAQVVPDICPREVEFGQLMNSVSTDLTQFVADTAEYTTVLFSGSGTSAVEAILCSSVSQEDTLFIINNGAYGERMVKIAKTYKLNYVEFTSLPYEPLDLELLERRIQNCSNKISHLAVVHHETTTGLLNNVKFIGDICNKYDIDLIVDAMSTYAAIPIQMDEMNISYLAASSNKNLQGMAGISFVVAKVSKLEKLENADIPSYYLNLYEQYKYFSKNNQMRFTPPVQTMYALNQAIIELKEEGISDRYARYTRSWDRLIRGISRLGLSYLVPEAHHSKIITAINEPDYSDYNFQNMHQYFYKHNIMIYPGKLNEFKTFRIANIGAITYKDIDIFLELLEHYLANISLIKYEL, from the coding sequence ATGAATCGTATTAAGAGAAATATTTTATTAAATCCAGGTCCGGCAACTACAACAGATAGCGTTAAATTGGCACAAGTTGTACCAGATATTTGCCCTCGTGAAGTTGAATTTGGCCAGCTTATGAATTCTGTATCCACAGATTTAACTCAATTTGTTGCTGACACTGCTGAATATACTACTGTTTTATTTAGTGGATCTGGTACCTCTGCCGTAGAAGCTATTTTATGTTCTAGTGTGTCTCAAGAAGATACCCTTTTCATTATTAATAATGGTGCATATGGTGAACGGATGGTTAAAATTGCAAAAACGTATAAATTAAATTATGTAGAGTTTACTAGTTTGCCTTATGAACCGTTAGACTTAGAACTCTTAGAGCGAAGGATTCAAAATTGCTCAAATAAAATTAGCCATCTCGCAGTCGTGCATCATGAAACGACAACAGGTTTATTAAACAATGTGAAATTCATTGGTGACATTTGTAATAAATATGATATTGATCTCATCGTTGATGCGATGAGCACTTATGCAGCAATTCCTATTCAGATGGATGAAATGAATATATCTTATTTGGCTGCTAGCTCAAACAAAAATCTTCAAGGAATGGCTGGCATTTCGTTTGTTGTAGCTAAAGTAAGTAAATTAGAAAAGTTAGAAAATGCGGATATTCCGAGCTATTATTTGAATTTATATGAACAATATAAATATTTCTCCAAAAACAATCAAATGCGTTTTACACCACCAGTTCAAACGATGTATGCACTAAATCAGGCGATTATAGAATTAAAAGAAGAGGGCATTTCTGATCGATATGCTAGATACACCCGTTCATGGGATAGATTAATTAGAGGAATAAGCCGTCTAGGGTTATCATACTTAGTCCCAGAAGCTCACCATTCCAAAATCATTACTGCAATAAATGAACCAGATTATTCTGACTACAACTTCCAAAATATGCATCAATATTTCTACAAACATAATATCATGATTTATCCAGGCAAATTAAATGAATTTAAAACGTTTAGAATTGCCAATATTGGTGCAATTACTTATAAGGATATAGATATTTTTTTAGAATTGTTAGAACATTATCTCGCAAATATTTCTTTGATTAAATATGAACTCTGA